Proteins from a genomic interval of Deltaproteobacteria bacterium:
- the accC gene encoding acetyl-CoA carboxylase biotin carboxylase subunit, translating to MIRKVLIANRGEIALRIIRTCKESGIQSVLVYSTADRDSLPVQMADQAICIGPPESKDSYLNVPSLLSAIEVTDADAVHPGYGFLAENAAFAEICENYGVNFIGPPSSVIRLMGNKIEARKAVASADVPILPGSEGPVVEEEEGLEVAKKIGFPVIIKAAAGGGGRGMKIVHSSATFINAFLTAQSEALAAFGLPDVYIEKYFENARHVEVQVLADSSGNTIHLGDRDCSVQRRHQKLLEEAMAPGIPARVRKKMHSSAVEVAEAVGYVSAGTVEFLYVPGKNFYFLEMNTRIQVEHPVTEMITGVDLIKEQLKIADGKKLKIKQDDVQFRGHAIECRINAEDPKKFMPSPGLVKTCYLPGGYGVRVDSAVINGYIIPATYDSLIAKVISWGEDRKEAIARMRRALDEIVFEGVQTTVSFHKKILNDPDFVEGKLSTRFIEKFGGS from the coding sequence ATGATACGAAAAGTGCTCATAGCAAACCGGGGAGAAATTGCTCTCAGGATTATTCGAACGTGCAAAGAGAGCGGCATTCAGAGCGTCCTGGTATATTCCACGGCCGACAGAGACAGTCTTCCGGTACAGATGGCCGACCAGGCGATATGTATCGGACCACCGGAGAGCAAAGATAGTTATCTGAACGTTCCCTCCCTTTTGTCTGCTATCGAGGTCACCGATGCAGATGCAGTACACCCCGGTTATGGATTTCTTGCAGAAAACGCTGCATTTGCAGAGATTTGTGAGAACTACGGGGTCAACTTTATTGGACCCCCCTCGTCCGTAATTCGCTTGATGGGAAACAAGATTGAGGCCAGAAAGGCTGTGGCCTCTGCGGATGTTCCCATATTGCCGGGCAGTGAGGGGCCGGTAGTGGAAGAAGAGGAAGGCCTCGAAGTAGCCAAGAAAATTGGATTTCCCGTGATAATAAAAGCCGCGGCAGGCGGGGGCGGACGGGGTATGAAGATCGTTCATTCCTCGGCAACGTTCATCAACGCATTTTTGACGGCACAATCAGAGGCCCTTGCGGCTTTTGGCCTCCCCGATGTGTACATAGAGAAGTATTTTGAAAATGCAAGGCATGTGGAGGTACAGGTTCTGGCAGATTCATCGGGAAACACAATTCATCTCGGTGACCGCGATTGTTCGGTCCAGAGGCGACATCAAAAGCTTCTCGAGGAAGCCATGGCTCCCGGAATCCCCGCACGGGTGAGAAAAAAGATGCATTCCTCCGCAGTTGAGGTCGCGGAGGCCGTGGGGTATGTAAGCGCTGGAACGGTAGAGTTCCTCTATGTTCCGGGAAAAAACTTTTACTTTCTCGAGATGAACACGAGGATACAGGTCGAGCATCCGGTAACGGAAATGATTACGGGTGTTGACCTGATCAAAGAGCAGCTGAAAATAGCTGACGGGAAGAAACTCAAAATAAAACAGGATGACGTCCAGTTCCGGGGCCACGCAATCGAGTGCAGGATAAACGCAGAGGACCCGAAAAAATTCATGCCGTCCCCCGGTTTGGTAAAAACCTGTTATCTGCCGGGCGGATATGGTGTGAGAGTCGATTCGGCGGTGATCAATGGATATATCATCCCTGCCACCTATGATTCTCTCATAGCAAAGGTGATAAGCTGGGGAGAGGACAGAAAAGAAGCTATTGCAAGAATGAGACGGGCCCTTGATGAGATT